A genomic segment from Phragmites australis chromosome 6, lpPhrAust1.1, whole genome shotgun sequence encodes:
- the LOC133920966 gene encoding NAC domain-containing protein 79-like: MGLRDIELTLPPGFRFYPSDEELVCHYLHNKVANAGGAMVEVDLHTHEPWELPDVAKLSTNEWYFFSFRDRKYATGLRTNRATKSGYWKATGKDRVIHNPQAGRAIVGMRKTLVFYRGRAPNGIKTSWVMHEFRMENPHTPPKEDWVLCRVFYKKKVDAMDYAMDNEQELAMARGPAANAKYSSLSPDPGYSPPFPALGSSHYQLPPSSDHHSLNDFSAMALLQHNSMYDFHAQPLDGGGVLGAAAGSRDGSGDQCGGGVLVDLGLEEHYNYNNVMQM; encoded by the exons ATGGGCCTGAGGGACATCGAGCTGACGCTTCCGCCGGGGTTCCGGTTCTACCCGAGCGACGAGGAGCTGGTGTGCCACTACCTGCACAACAAGGTGGCGAACGCCGGCGGGGCCATGGTCGAGGTGGATCTGCACACCCACGAGCCGTGGGAGCTGCCAG ACGTTGCGAAGCTGAGCACGAACGAGTGGTACTTCTTCAGCTTCCGCGACCGCAAGTATGCGACGGGGCTGCGCACCAACCGCGCCACCAAGTCCGGCTACTGGAAGGCCACCGGCAAGGATCGCGTCATCCACAACCCCCAGGCCGGCCGCGCCATCGTCGGCATGCGCAAGACCCTCGTCTTCTACCGCGGCCGCGCGCCCAACGGCATCAAGACCAGCTGGGTCATGCACGAGTTCCGCATGGAGAACCCCCACACCCCACCCAAG GAGGACTGGGTTCTGTGCAGAGTTTTCTACAAGAAGAAAGTCGACGCGATGGACTACGCTATGGACAACGAGCAGGAGCTCGCCATGGCTCGTGGACCTGCTGCGAACGCCAAGTACTCCTCCTTGTCCCCTGACCCGGGCTACTCGCCTCCGTTCCCCGCCCTCGGCAGCAGCCACTACCAACTGCCGCCATCGTCCGATCACCACTCCCTCAACGACTTCTCCGCCATGGCGCTGCTGCAGCACAATAGCATGTACGACTTCCACGCCCAGCCtctcgacggcggcggcgtcctTGGGGCAGCTGCGGGGTCAAGAGACGGCAGTGGCGATCAATGCGGCGGAGGGGTGCTGGTGGACCTAGGGCTGGAGGAGCACTACAATTACAACAACGTGATGCAGATGTGA
- the LOC133920965 gene encoding rab GTPase-activating protein 22-like: MNKMMFMACCYNDPEMLIDPDTVYPIRPECRADAPKTRFKPRPGLTLSPKRWKLLLNEGGCLDIAGMLKRVQRGGVHPTIKGEVWEFLLGCYDPKSTTEQRNQLRQQRRLEYEKLKTKCREMDTTVGSGRVVTMPVITEDGQPVEDPNSNGGARLSLVGSEQQTNGAPLPKEVIQWKLTLHQIGLDVNRTDRQLVYYERQENLARLWDILAVYSWIDKDIGYCQGMSDLCSPISILLEHEADAFWCFERLMRRVRGNFKSTSTSIGVRSQLTTLSSIMKAVDPKLHEHLENLDGGEYLFAFRMLMVLFRREFSFVDTMYLWELMWSMEYNPSLFSMLESDTGTSSTNTKDENVLRQCGKFERKKLQATKKDEIPLSVFVVASVLEAKNKLLLSEAKGLDDVVKILNDITGSLDAKKACRGALQIHEKYLNIVKAS; the protein is encoded by the exons ATGAACAAGATGATGTTCATGGCGTGCTGCTACAACGATCCGGAGATGCTGATCGATCCGGACACCGTCTACCCCATCCGCCCCGAGTGCCGCGCAGACGCCCCCAAGACGCGCTTCAAGCCCCGG CCTGGCCTGACGTTAAGTCCAAAGAGATGGAAACTGCTCCTCAATGAGGGAGGTTGCCTGGACATAGCTGGAATGCTCAAAAGAGTACAACGTGGG GGCGTCCACCCAACCATCAAAGGAGAAGTTTGGGAGTTTTTGTTGGGATGTTATGACCCTAAAAGTACTACTGAACAACGGAACCAATTGCGACAGCAGCGAAG GTTAGAGTATGAGAAACTAAAAACTAAGTGCCGAGAAATGGACACAACAGTTGGTAGTGGAAGGGTAGTTACTATGCCTGTAATAACAGAAGATGGCCAGCCTGTCGAAGACCCTAATTCAAATGGAGGGGCACGgctttctttggtgggctctgAACAGCAAACCAATGGTGCACCACTCCCAAAAGAAGTTATTCAATGGAAGCTTACTCTGCATCAAATTG GTCTTGATGTTAATCGTACTGATCGTCAACTAGTTTATTATGAGAGACAAGAAAATTTGGCAAGGCTGTGGGACATTCTTGCAGTGTACTCATGGATTGATAAGGACATTGGTTATTGTCAGG GAATGAGTGATCTTTGTTCACCAATATCAATCCTTCTGGAACATGAAGCAGATGCTTTTTGGTGCTTTGAACGTCTGATGCGCAGGGTG AGAGGAAATTTCAAGAGTACTTCTACTTCCATTGGAGTTCGATCTCAGCTGACCACCTTGTCATCCATAATGAAAGCTGTTGATCCAAAGCTACATGAGCATTTAG AGAATCTTGATGGAGGGGAATACTTATTTGCCTTCCGTATGCTGATGGTTCTTTTCCGTAGGGAGTTCTCTTTTGTAGACACAATGTACCTTTGGGAG CTCATGTGGTCTATGGAGTACAATCCAAGTCTCTTCTCAATGTTGGAGAGTGACACTGGCACATCTAGCACGAACACAAAGGATGAAAATGTCCTAAGACAGTGTGGAAAGTTTGAACGGAAAAAATTGCAAGCAACTAAGAAAGATGAGATCCCCCTATCCGTCTTTGTTGTAGCTAGTGTTCTAGAGGCTAAAAACAAGCTGTTACTGAGTGAGGCAAAAGGTCTAGACGATGTTGTCAAg ATCTTAAACGACATCACTGGTAGTCTGGATGCAAAAAAGGCATGCAGAGGAGCACTGCAGATTCATGAGAAGTACCTAAACATA GTAAAAGCGTCATAG
- the LOC133920327 gene encoding CRIB domain-containing protein RIC7-like, whose product MQIGNPTDVKHVAHIGWDNASVTAPSWMNEFKATPGAPRGGEPEPSQPGGGGGGAGGCGEEQPSQAGGGGAGGRAEQAERPRRTKGKGSRGSEAKRRDCAGEGLRRDQRVGKAEAEGGEGDAAPKQRRRKPRASGGRSKSSSGGAGCGPASDTAAAPVAEDDRNGY is encoded by the exons ATGCAGATCGGGAACCCGACGGACGTCAAGCACGTCGCGCACATCGGCTGGGATAACGCCTCCGTCACAGCGCCCAGCTGG ATGAACGAGTTCAAGGCTACGCCAGGGGCGCCCAGAGGCGGCGAGCCGGAGCCCTCGCAGCcagggggaggagggggaggagcgggAGGGTGCGGAGAGGAGCAGCCGTCGCaggccggtggaggaggagcaggcggAAGGGCGGAGCAGGCGGAGCGGCCGCGGCGGACGAAGGGGAAGGGGTCGCGGGGCAGCGAGGCGAAGCGGCGCGACTGCGCGGGCGAGGGGTTGCGGCGCGATCAGCGGGTGGGGAAAGCGGAGGCGGAGGGCGGCGAGGGGGATGCAGCGCCGAAACAGCGGCGGAGGAAGCCGCGGGCGTCGGGTGGGCGGTCGAAGTCGTCGTCCGGTGGCGCAGGGTGCGGCCCCGcctcggacacggcggcggcgccggtggcGGAGGACGACCGCAACGGCTACTGA